Proteins from a genomic interval of Diaminobutyricimonas aerilata:
- a CDS encoding DNA-3-methyladenine glycosylase family protein: MIPVQTVYAPRDPVALRPTLSPLQRGAADPTLRWDAAGAWMTMRTPHGIATLHLAGTREITARAWGPGAEWAIDGVPELLGEGDDWSELDLSGNPFLAEVRRTNPHLRLSRTRRVFEALVPAVLEQKITTLEARRAWRYLLAKYGETPPGPAPLGMKVFPAPEVWRRIPSWEWHRAGVGPQRSETAVRCASVAASLERTLEHGRGGEQVARALTSLRGVGVWTAAETSQRAHGDPDAVSVGDYHLHDIVGWALIGEKVDDAGMMELLEPWRGHRQRVMRLILASGRMPPKHGARMTVQDHRWH, encoded by the coding sequence GTGATCCCCGTGCAGACCGTCTACGCGCCGCGGGACCCGGTCGCGCTGCGGCCGACGCTGTCGCCGCTGCAGCGGGGCGCGGCGGATCCGACGCTGCGGTGGGACGCCGCGGGCGCATGGATGACCATGCGCACGCCGCACGGCATCGCGACCCTGCACCTCGCCGGCACGCGGGAGATCACCGCGCGGGCGTGGGGACCGGGCGCCGAGTGGGCGATCGACGGCGTGCCCGAGCTGCTCGGTGAGGGTGACGACTGGTCGGAGCTCGACCTGTCGGGCAATCCGTTCCTCGCCGAGGTGCGGCGCACGAATCCGCACCTGCGGCTGAGCCGCACGCGGCGCGTCTTCGAGGCGCTCGTGCCGGCCGTGCTGGAGCAGAAGATCACGACCCTCGAGGCCCGACGCGCGTGGCGGTACCTGCTCGCGAAGTACGGCGAGACGCCGCCCGGGCCCGCTCCGCTCGGCATGAAGGTGTTCCCGGCGCCGGAGGTGTGGCGTCGCATCCCGTCGTGGGAGTGGCACCGCGCGGGCGTGGGACCGCAGCGTTCCGAGACTGCGGTGCGGTGCGCATCCGTCGCCGCCTCGCTCGAACGCACCCTCGAGCACGGGCGCGGCGGGGAGCAGGTCGCGCGGGCGCTCACGTCGCTGCGCGGCGTGGGGGTGTGGACGGCGGCGGAGACGAGCCAACGCGCCCACGGCGACCCGGATGCGGTGAGCGTCGGCGACTACCACCTGCACGACATCGTCGGCTGGGCCCTGATCGGCGAGAAGGTCGACGACGCCGGGATGATGGAGCTGCTCGAGCCGTGGCGCGGCCACCGGCAGCGGGTGATGCGGCTCATCCTCGCGAGCGGGCGGATGCCGCCGAAGCACGGCGCCCGTATGACGGTGCAGGACCACCGCTGGCACTGA